Proteins encoded in a region of the Stieleria neptunia genome:
- a CDS encoding serine/threonine-protein kinase codes for MENQEPTASDSTVHRTPGQSADGPREPLELDPTTDGVFAVRRSPKGKSVKQVDGEGAVVGPAEDIAPGLEEAKTVIRQAAASGQPKSAGSGRTPADIAKVLVGEQLNQYFLEALIGGGGMGAVFRAHDQQLDRIVALKVIPFVGNDPELQRRFRNEAQNAAKLDHPRIARVFDAGNYDDWHYIVFEYINGTNVRDLVDHHGVLSLDDAVVFTSQVAEALDHASQRGIVHRDIKPSNVLVSDDGSIKLVDMGLARSDNLDLSEDMTASGVTLGTFDYISPEQAFDPRDADIRSDLYSLGCTFYFMLTGEAPYTGGTMLQKLISHGNAPLPNPKALRADLPDEAIAVMHRMMAKDPQSRYQNARDLLADLSELAYRFQLKRAQSNAVVTLPSGNEGLQRLQLHLPWMIAALLILMIGGYLELQSTATRDAFVINRPPALSRTGATRPSLPPSGVVESDSGAAISDGSEADRFPPSSSGSFSDSDPMSNGSDSSLPGGSAGPGDRVGPGTIDSPSVEPGMDLDDVSEAAARPPSFGARLPLPETLGNEDDLPSASFDENTAMTPNETGEIEFDSTTSGLSASAAGGLAAAGSAVGTGIPETNRMNKPNGSAAVVSPTRPVMPAELPVPQSVRVVSPSLLALSMRVDQIDRDTDGAILVATLADAVDLAMRFGVGRVELATAELVTGPLTIPQDNMVFESTVGRTIIRMVSTDTLAIGRSEMLNIGNHRTQFRNLDFHWELAQEQVDGGSMFVLNDNRLSRFQNCTFTLVNKAIHDGVSFFQIVTDPKALPDSETLPGRILNPNEDALPLVAIQLDNAVVRGEATLIQMDYAAALQLVWKNGLLAISGRMIDTSGARRRPTPIASPIQLSLSNVTAEIPRGLLRMRLGPDGIFPVPIEREANQCVFLVEDGQPHVEIIGVETLATERPYLKLRGEDNAYVGAPTLSDPLLSVSDLAGNTSVYMMEELAAQSLPWIDERRPRWSVRWSSVRPRSQTYHRLTPTNYRQDGAIYFGFQEPDLPAAP; via the coding sequence ATGGAAAACCAAGAACCAACGGCTAGCGATTCAACCGTCCACCGAACGCCGGGGCAGTCGGCCGACGGTCCGCGCGAACCGCTGGAACTCGACCCGACCACGGACGGAGTGTTCGCGGTGCGGCGGTCGCCCAAAGGCAAATCGGTCAAACAAGTCGACGGCGAGGGAGCCGTGGTGGGGCCCGCGGAAGACATTGCGCCGGGTTTGGAAGAAGCCAAAACGGTCATCCGTCAGGCCGCCGCTTCGGGGCAACCCAAGAGCGCGGGCAGCGGTCGAACGCCGGCGGACATCGCCAAGGTTTTGGTCGGCGAGCAGCTGAACCAATATTTTCTCGAAGCCTTGATCGGGGGCGGCGGCATGGGCGCCGTGTTTCGCGCCCACGATCAACAACTCGATCGCATCGTCGCGCTCAAGGTGATCCCGTTCGTCGGAAACGATCCCGAGTTGCAACGGCGGTTTCGCAACGAAGCGCAAAACGCGGCGAAGTTGGATCACCCCCGAATCGCCCGCGTCTTCGATGCCGGCAACTACGACGATTGGCACTACATCGTCTTTGAATACATCAATGGGACCAACGTCCGCGATCTGGTCGACCACCACGGCGTACTCTCGCTCGATGATGCCGTCGTCTTCACCTCGCAAGTCGCCGAAGCACTCGATCATGCATCACAGCGTGGCATCGTACACCGCGACATCAAACCGTCCAACGTCCTGGTTTCCGATGACGGTTCGATCAAACTGGTCGACATGGGGCTGGCCCGCAGCGACAACCTGGACCTCAGTGAAGACATGACGGCGAGCGGCGTCACGCTGGGCACGTTTGACTACATCTCGCCGGAGCAAGCCTTTGACCCGCGCGACGCCGACATCCGCAGCGACCTTTATTCTCTCGGCTGTACGTTCTACTTCATGCTGACCGGCGAAGCGCCCTACACCGGCGGCACGATGCTGCAAAAGCTGATCAGCCACGGCAACGCACCGCTACCGAACCCGAAGGCGTTGCGCGCGGATTTGCCAGACGAAGCGATCGCGGTGATGCATCGGATGATGGCCAAGGATCCACAGTCGCGGTACCAAAATGCGCGTGACCTGTTGGCCGATCTCAGCGAGCTGGCGTATCGTTTTCAATTGAAACGCGCTCAATCCAACGCCGTCGTGACGCTTCCTTCGGGAAACGAAGGCTTACAGCGGCTGCAATTGCATTTGCCTTGGATGATCGCGGCCTTGTTGATTCTGATGATCGGCGGGTATTTGGAATTACAATCGACCGCGACCCGTGATGCGTTTGTGATCAACCGACCGCCGGCGCTGAGCCGCACGGGGGCGACGCGACCGTCTTTGCCGCCCTCCGGTGTTGTCGAATCGGACTCCGGCGCCGCGATCTCCGACGGCTCCGAAGCCGACCGCTTTCCCCCCTCGTCCTCGGGTTCATTCTCCGACAGCGATCCGATGTCGAACGGTTCCGATTCGTCGCTCCCCGGCGGATCGGCCGGCCCCGGTGATCGAGTCGGCCCGGGAACAATCGACTCGCCGTCGGTCGAACCCGGCATGGACCTGGACGATGTTTCCGAAGCGGCGGCGCGGCCCCCCAGTTTTGGCGCGCGCTTACCGCTGCCCGAGACGCTGGGCAACGAGGACGACCTGCCGTCGGCGTCTTTCGACGAAAACACGGCGATGACTCCCAACGAAACGGGCGAGATCGAATTCGATTCAACGACGTCCGGCTTGTCGGCGTCAGCCGCCGGCGGTTTGGCCGCGGCGGGATCTGCGGTCGGCACCGGAATCCCCGAGACCAACCGGATGAACAAGCCGAATGGATCGGCGGCGGTTGTCTCGCCGACCCGGCCCGTCATGCCGGCTGAATTGCCGGTCCCACAATCCGTCCGCGTCGTCTCGCCGAGTCTGTTGGCGCTTTCCATGCGAGTCGACCAGATCGATCGTGACACCGACGGCGCGATCCTCGTCGCGACGCTGGCCGACGCGGTGGATCTGGCCATGCGGTTCGGGGTCGGACGTGTGGAGCTGGCCACTGCCGAATTGGTCACCGGTCCGCTGACGATTCCCCAAGACAACATGGTTTTCGAGTCCACGGTGGGACGGACGATCATTCGTATGGTTTCCACCGACACGCTGGCAATCGGCCGCAGCGAAATGTTGAACATCGGAAACCACCGCACCCAATTCCGAAACCTGGACTTTCATTGGGAGCTTGCCCAAGAACAAGTCGATGGCGGCTCGATGTTTGTGCTCAACGACAATCGGCTGTCCCGTTTCCAAAACTGCACGTTCACCTTGGTCAACAAAGCGATCCATGATGGCGTGTCGTTTTTCCAGATCGTGACCGATCCCAAAGCCCTGCCGGACTCGGAAACCCTGCCCGGCCGGATCCTCAATCCGAACGAAGATGCGCTGCCGTTGGTGGCGATTCAGTTAGACAATGCCGTCGTTCGCGGCGAAGCCACCCTGATCCAGATGGACTATGCCGCCGCATTGCAGCTGGTCTGGAAGAACGGATTGCTGGCGATTAGTGGCCGCATGATTGACACGTCGGGTGCGCGTCGACGTCCGACGCCGATCGCCAGCCCGATCCAGTTGTCGCTTTCCAACGTCACGGCGGAGATCCCCCGCGGACTGCTCCGGATGCGGCTCGGCCCCGATGGAATTTTCCCGGTTCCGATTGAACGCGAAGCCAACCAGTGCGTTTTCTTGGTCGAAGATGGCCAACCGCATGTGGAGATCATCGGCGTGGAAACGCTTGCGACCGAGCGTCCTTACTTGAAGCTTCGCGGCGAAGACAACGCCTACGTCGGCGCCCCGACGCTGAGCGACCCGCTGCTGTCCGTCTCCGATCTGGCCGGCAACACGTCGGTTTACATGATGGAAGAATTGGCGGCTCAGTCGCTGCCATGGATCGATGAACGCCGACCGAGATGGTCGGTTCGCTGGTCCTCGGTGCGTCCGAGGTCGCAAACCTATCACCGCCTGACGCCGACGAATTATCGCCAGGACGGGGCGATCTATTTCGGGTTCCAAGAGCCCGACCTGCCGGCCGCGCCGTAG
- a CDS encoding ABC transporter ATP-binding protein, whose translation MTIINADTTASTPTDVPVGVRQGYGLGPEQSASASTPHALEAKGIAKSYVIGGQSRPVLDGIDFHVDPGECVFLAGPSGSGKTTLLSILGLLLTSDSGQLLLKDRRVDGLTEVERTMVRRERIGFVFQRFQLINGLTAEDNVSIPLTMDGMPLRDARDRAAELLCRMGLEDHRKALPTSMSPGQCQRVALARAVIGQPELILADEPTAALDGKSGKAVMELLNELTKEYASSTVVVTHDPRIYEYADRICEMENGRFK comes from the coding sequence ATGACCATCATCAACGCCGACACGACCGCCAGCACGCCAACCGACGTTCCAGTCGGTGTACGGCAGGGCTATGGACTGGGTCCCGAGCAGTCGGCGTCTGCGTCGACCCCTCATGCGTTGGAGGCCAAGGGGATTGCGAAATCTTACGTGATCGGTGGCCAGTCACGCCCGGTGCTTGACGGCATCGACTTTCACGTCGATCCAGGGGAATGCGTGTTTTTGGCGGGGCCGTCGGGAAGTGGCAAGACCACGCTGCTGTCGATCCTGGGGCTGCTGCTGACATCGGATTCCGGTCAGCTTTTGCTGAAAGACCGCCGCGTCGACGGTTTGACGGAAGTCGAACGCACCATGGTTCGGCGTGAACGGATCGGATTCGTCTTTCAACGGTTCCAACTGATCAACGGATTGACGGCCGAAGACAACGTGTCGATTCCGCTGACGATGGACGGAATGCCGCTGCGCGACGCCCGTGATCGCGCCGCCGAATTGCTCTGCCGGATGGGGCTTGAGGATCACCGGAAAGCGCTGCCGACGTCGATGAGCCCCGGTCAGTGCCAACGCGTTGCGCTGGCACGTGCCGTCATTGGGCAACCCGAATTGATTCTGGCCGACGAGCCGACGGCGGCACTGGATGGCAAGTCGGGAAAGGCCGTCATGGAACTGTTGAACGAATTGACGAAAGAATACGCCAGCTCGACCGTCGTGGTGACGCACGATCCGCGGATCTATGAGTATGCCGATCGGATCTGCGAAATGGAAAACGGGAGATTCAAATGA
- a CDS encoding HlyD family secretion protein, translating to MRQLFLAGAFAALGTGLLIIADQHQQSNSRPASLPELSPPVVTKTSVHAAGRIEGATENILIRPHFPGRIESVLVSRGTRVDKGQVLFRFESNRYEAQAGLASARLSAAHAKRMRLIAGARESEIEAAKQETVAAEARYESSRTRFDRASKLFSRNALSSQSLEDYRAEHDANLALMLAARERYRTIKADPRVADLMAADAEIASAEAQLEMAEIDLQRCSILAPCPAIVLAVDINPGEWISPEMPEPALELSNTERLRVVADVDERDALMVNLGQACEVTADAMPGQFFSGVVVEIEPRMEPKKIYGGWAGERNETHTRRVWIDLKTDVPLPIGLPVEVMISAASAMSPR from the coding sequence ATGAGACAGCTGTTTCTCGCTGGAGCATTCGCGGCGCTCGGGACCGGTCTGTTGATCATCGCCGATCAGCACCAGCAATCAAATTCCCGCCCTGCATCGCTGCCCGAACTCTCGCCACCGGTGGTGACGAAGACGTCGGTTCATGCCGCCGGACGAATCGAAGGGGCGACCGAAAACATTCTGATTCGACCCCACTTTCCCGGTCGCATCGAATCGGTCCTGGTGTCACGGGGGACCCGCGTCGACAAGGGCCAGGTGCTGTTCCGATTCGAATCCAATCGCTATGAAGCGCAAGCGGGCTTGGCATCGGCGCGGTTGTCCGCGGCGCACGCCAAACGGATGCGGTTGATCGCCGGCGCCCGTGAGAGCGAGATCGAAGCGGCGAAGCAGGAAACCGTTGCGGCGGAGGCGCGATATGAAAGTTCGCGGACTCGATTCGATCGGGCCAGTAAACTGTTCTCCCGAAACGCACTCAGCTCGCAATCGCTGGAAGACTATCGCGCCGAACACGATGCGAACCTGGCGTTGATGTTGGCCGCTCGCGAACGTTACCGGACGATCAAAGCCGATCCTCGCGTGGCCGACTTGATGGCTGCCGATGCCGAAATCGCTTCGGCGGAGGCTCAATTGGAGATGGCCGAAATCGATCTGCAGCGTTGTTCGATCCTGGCACCCTGCCCGGCGATTGTGTTGGCCGTGGACATCAATCCCGGCGAGTGGATCAGCCCCGAAATGCCTGAACCAGCCTTGGAATTGTCCAACACCGAACGCTTGCGCGTTGTGGCGGACGTGGACGAGCGGGACGCGTTGATGGTGAATCTGGGACAGGCCTGTGAAGTCACGGCCGATGCAATGCCCGGACAGTTTTTCTCCGGGGTCGTCGTCGAGATCGAACCGAGAATGGAACCGAAAAAGATCTACGGCGGTTGGGCGGGCGAACGCAACGAAACCCACACGCGACGCGTTTGGATCGATTTGAAGACCGACGTGCCCCTGCCGATCGGGCTGCCGGTCGAAGTCATGATCTCCGCCGCCTCGGCGATGTCCCCGCGGTAG